A DNA window from Arachis hypogaea cultivar Tifrunner chromosome 18, arahy.Tifrunner.gnm2.J5K5, whole genome shotgun sequence contains the following coding sequences:
- the LOC140181381 gene encoding uncharacterized protein: protein MYLIVAIDYYTKWIEAEPLASVSLSNCRKFMWRQVITRFGIPEIVISDNGMQFTDRKFAKFLTGLGIKQKFSSVEHPQTNGQVESTNKNSLLGLKKRLDSKKAHGPTSSPRVEAVIPVEISEPSPRLLLAGVEEAVDKELVDEVREMAHLSEVAPKQRIALRYNTKVLRREFEERDLVLRRNDVGLPTPGEGKLAAN from the exons ATGTACCTCATAGTTGCCATCGACTACTACACTAAATGGATAGAGGCTGAGCCACTGGCCAGCGTATCCTTATCCAATTGtaggaagttcatgtggaggcaggtgataacccgtttcggCATCCCGGAGATCGTCATTTCGGATAATGGGATGCAATTCACTGACAGGAAGTTCGCGAAGTTTCTCACTGGCTTGGGGATAAAACAGAAGTTCTCCTCAGTTGAACACCCCCAAACGAACGGACAAGTAGAGTCCACAAATAAGAACAGCTTACTAGGTCTCAAGAAGCGTTTAGATAGCAAAAAAGCGCATGGGCCGACGAGCTCGCCTCG GGTTGAGGCGGTGATACCCGTAGAGATCAGCGAGCCGAGCCCGCGGTTACTCCTCGCAGGAGTAGAAGAAGCGGTAGACAAAGAGCTAGTAGACGAGGTCAGAGAGATGGCCCACTTGTCAGAGGTAGCACCGAAACAAAGAATAGCCCTACGCTACAACACCAAGGTCCTTAGAAGGGAATTTGAGGAAAGAGACCTCGTCCTGCGACGTAACGACGTCGGGCTAccgaccccaggagaaggaaagctggcggcaaACTAG